The following coding sequences lie in one Lolium perenne isolate Kyuss_39 chromosome 2, Kyuss_2.0, whole genome shotgun sequence genomic window:
- the LOC127335216 gene encoding probable amino acid permease 7 isoform X2 — translation MAVHHSLEVVDGRCDDDDGSPPRTGTAWTCAAHIITAVIGSGVLSLAWSVAQLGWVAGPATLICFAVVTYVSASLLSYCYRSQDAEKGPRNRSYMDAVRFYLGRKHTWACGSLQFLSLYGCGVAYTITTATSMRAILKANCYHARGHQAPCTYDGSYYMLMFGGMQLLLSFIPDFHDMAWLSVVAAIMSFSYAFIGLGLGLANTISNGVIKGSITGVPMKTPVAKVWRVSQAIGDIAFAYPYSLILLEIQDTLKSPPAENKTMKKASIISIMVTTFFYLCCGCFGYAAFGSDAPGNLLTGFGFYEPYWLIDFANACIIIHLLGGYQVYSQPIYQFADRYFAERYPESGFVNDFHTVKLPLLPAFRVNLLRVCFRTLYVASTTAVALFVPYFNEVLALLGALNFWPLAIYFPVEMYFIQRKVPRWSTRWVVLQGFSALCLLVSAFALVGSVQGVISQKLG, via the exons ATGGCGGTGCACCACTCCCTCGAGGTGGTCGACGGCCGCTGCGACGACGACGATGGCAGCCCGCCACGCACCG GGACGGCGTGGACGTGCGCGGCGCACATCATCACGGCGGTGATCGGGTCCGGGGTGCTGTCGCTGGCGTGGAGCGTGGCGCAGCTAGGGTGGGTGGCAGGCCCGGCGACCCTGATCTGCTTCGCGGTCGTCACCTACGTCTCCGCCTCCCTCCTCTCCTACTGCTACCGCTCCCAGGACGCCGAGAAGGGTCCCAGGAACCGCTCCTACATGGACGCCGTCCGCTTCTACCTCG GCAGGAAGCACACCTGGGCGTGCGGCTCGCTGCAGTTCCTCAGCCTCTACGGCTGCGGCGTCGCCTacaccatcaccaccgccactaGCATGAG GGCGATTCTCAAGGCAAACTGCTACCACGCGCGCGGGCACCAGGCTCCGTGCACCTACGACGGCAGCTACTACATGCTCATGTTCGGCGGGATGCAGCTCCTCCTCTCCTTCATACCGGACTTCCACGACATGGCATGGCTCTCCGTCGTCGCCGCCATCATGTCCTTCTCCTACGCCTTCATCGGCCTCGGGCTTGGCCTCGCCAACACCATCT CTAATGGTGTTATCAAAGGAAGCATAACGGGTGTGCCTATGAAAACTCCTGTCGCCAAGGTATGGCGCGTCTCGCAGGCCATCGGCGACATCGCGTTCGCCTACCCGTACTCCTTGATCCTATTGGAAATTCAG GACACCCTCAAGTCGCCACCGGCCGAGAACAAgacgatgaagaaggcgtccatcatctccatcatggtCACCACCTTCTTCTACCTCTGCTGCGGCTGCTTCGGCTACGCCGCCTTCGGGAGCGACGCGCCAGGCAACCTCCTCACCGGCTTCGGCTTCTACGAGCCCTACTGGCTCATCGACTTCGCCAACGCCTGCATCATCATCCACCTCCTGGGTGGCTACCAG GTGTACAGCCAGCCGATCTACCAGTTCGCGGACAGGTACTTCGCGGAGCGGTACCCGGAGAGCGGCTTCGTCAACGATTTCCACACCGTCAAGCTGCCGCTGCTGCCGGCATTCAGGGTGAACCTGCTGCGCGTCTGCTTCCGCACGCTCTATGTGGCGAGCACCACGGCCGTGGCGCTCTTCGTCCCCTACTTCAACGAGGTGCTGGCGCTGCTGGGCGCGCTCAACTTCTGGCCGCTCGCCATCTACTTCCCCGTCGAGATGTACTTCATCCAGCGGAAGGTGCCCCGCTGGTCCACGCGCTGGGTCGTCCTCCAGGGCTTCAGCGCCCTCTGCCTCCTCGTCAGCGCCTTCGCGCTCGTCGGCTCCGTCCAGGGCGTCATCAGCCAGAAGCTAGGCTAG